From Anopheles arabiensis isolate DONGOLA chromosome 3, AaraD3, whole genome shotgun sequence, a single genomic window includes:
- the LOC120904498 gene encoding uncharacterized protein LOC120904498 encodes MTPVPADELHKVRYVIPHSCVIKPDSTTTKLRVVFDASAKSTTGISLNDLQAIGPVIQPDLLHLWLHFRTQTVVVTADIAKMYRQIWVADSDTWMQCILWREDARDTAQMYRLRTVTYGKASSSYLACRALYEAGEEVRSSNPEIADAIQRSFYVDNLSLGAATPDELRVLSCGIERALMNRGMPLRKWASNVPAVVHDVPEEHLDSPVQIGDRQAIKMLGLAWCPSEDTFQLIIDNDCHLPVNSMTKRCLVARIAKLYDPVGILQHVIITAKILMQNLWRDNLTWDETVPPHALAKWNEFAAQLPVLRQLYIPRMALPSEAENSTIYGFCDASTKAYGCAIYVRYLDGNGERRSRLLCAKSRVAPLKELTLPRLELQAALLLAELYVKIKDVFGTRVQQTRWWTDSQVVLAWIRSDNSKLDVFVKNRVSKICAATNACDWHYVPTKLNPADIVSRGLPASKLIPARKPMMVTRPYQKRLQPHHKL; translated from the exons ATGACTCCTGTACCGGCAGACGAACTACATAAGGTTCGATACGTAATCCCACATTCGTGTGTGATAAAACCAGATTCTACAACCACGAAGCTGCGAGTAGTCTTCGACGCGAGTGCGAAGTCCACCACTGGAATTTCGCTTAACGACCTACAAGCCATCGGGCCAGTGATACAACCGGATCTCCTTCACTTATGGTTGCATTTTCGGACGCAAACAGTGGTGGTTACAGCGGACATTGCGAAGATGTATCGCCAAATCTGGGTAGCTGACTCGGACACCTGGATGCAGTGCATATTATGGCGCGAAGATGCAAGAGATACCGCTCAAATGTATAGGCTACGTACCGTCACTTACGGCAAGGCCTCCTCGTCGTATCTTGCGTGTAGAGCGTTATATGAGGCGGGCGAGGAAGTGCGTTCATCCAATCCGGAAATCGCTGACGCCATTCAGCGCTCATTCTACGTGGATAACCTGTCCTTGGGTGctgcgactccggacgaattACGTGTGCTTAGCTGCGGGATTGAACGGGCACTTATGAATAGAGGAATGCCCTTACGGAAATGGGCATCCAATGTCCCTGCAGTAGTACATGATGTGCCAGAAGAACACCTTGACTCTCCGGTGCAAATCGGCGACAGACAGGCTATCAAAATGCTGGGTCTAGCGTGGTGTCCTTCAGAAGACACATTCCAGCTTATCATTGACAATGATTGCCACCTGCCCGTAAACTCCATGACCAAACGATGCTTAGTGGCAAGAATTGCCAAACTTTACGATCCAGTTGGAATCCTGCAACACGTGATCATCACCGCAAAAATCCTCATGCAAAATCTATGGCGCGACAATCTTACATGGGACGAAACTGTACCACCTCATGCCCTTGCTAAGTGGAACGAGTTTGCGGCTCAACTACCAGTCCTTCGGCAGCTATACATCCCAAGAATGGCGCTGCCAAGTGAAGCAGAAAATAGTACCATCTATGGTTTTTGTGATGCCTCAACAAAAGCATATGGGTGTGCAATATACGTTCGCTACTTGGATGGTAATGGAGAAAGACGATCGCGACTCCTATGTGCCAAGTCAAGAGTTGCACCGCTGAAGGAACTGACTTTGCCCAGACTAGAACTCCAAGCAGCACTCTTGCTAGCTGAACTCTACGTGAAAATAAAGGACGTATTCGGCACCCGAGTCCAACAAACTAGATGGTGGACTGACTCGCAAGTCGTATTAGCCTGGATACGTTCCGATAATTCGAAATTAGACGTCTTCGTAAAAAATCGAGTATCCAAGATATGCGCTGCGACCAATGCATGTGATTGGCACTATGTGCCAACAAAGCTAAACCCGGCAGACATCGTATCCAGGGGACTTCCAGCTAGCAAATTG ATTCCTGCCCGCAAACCAATGATGGTTACGAGACCATATCAGAAGAGGTTGCAGCCCCACCACAAGCTTTAG
- the LOC120901077 gene encoding uncharacterized protein LOC120901077 has protein sequence MTEVFIGESLARWEAQFVLLDCAIGLRTEFRTALVLGDGSTERERGDGSTEQERRTPRGGETDRARGSVIAESTALVLLDGGTERERGDGSTEQERRTPRGSAIAESTARMLVDGGTERERGDGSTEQERRTPRGSAIAESTALVLVDGGTERERGDGSTEQERRTPRGSAIAESTALVLVDGGTEQERGDGSTEQERRTPRGSDIAESTALVLLDGGTERERGDGSTEQERRTPRGSAIAESTVLMLVDGGTERERGDGSTEQGRRTPRGGETECGCHFAASEDFTCKRV, from the exons ATGACTGAAGTTTTCATCGGCGAGTCGCTTGCCAGGTGGGAGGCTCAGTTCGTCCTGCTTGATTGTGCGATAGGGTTGCGCACTGAGTTCCG CACGGCACTAGTGCTTGGGGATGGCAGCACGGAGCGGGAACGCGGGGACGGCAGCACGGAGCAGGAACGCAGGACACCACGCGGCGGCGAAACGGACCGAGCGCGTGGATCGGTCATCGCTGAAAGCACGGCACTAGTGCTTTTGGATGGCGGCACGGAGCGGGAACGCGGCGACGGAAGCACGGAGCAGGAACGCCGGACACCACGTGGATCGGCCATCGCTGAAAGCACGGCACGAATGCTTGTGGATGGCGGCACGGAGCGGGAACGCGGGGACGGCAGCACGGAGCAGGAACGCCGGACACCACGTGGATCGGCCATCGCTGAAAGCACGGCACTAGTGCTTGTGGATGGCGGCACGGAGCGGGAACGCGGGGACGGCAGCACGGAGCAGGAACGCCGGACACCACGTGGATCGGCCATCGCTGAAAGCACGGCACTAGTGCTTGTGGATGGCGGCACGGAGCAGGAACGCGGCGACGGAAGCACGGAGCAGGAACGCCGGACACCACGTGGATCGGACATCGCTGAAAGCACGGCACTAGTGCTTTTGGATGGCGGCACGGAGCGGGAACGCGGCGACGGAAGCACGGAGCAGGAACGCCGGACACCACGTGGATCGGCCATCGCTGAAAGCACAGTACTAATGCTTGTGGATGGCGGCACGGAGCGGGAACGCGGCGACGGAAGCACGGAGCAGGGACGCCGGACACCACGTGGTGGCGAAACGGAATGTGGTTGTCACTTCGCAGCTTCGGAAGATTTCACGTGCAAAAGAGTATGA